In one Rhodospirillales bacterium genomic region, the following are encoded:
- a CDS encoding response regulator transcription factor — protein sequence MSAAEATVFIVDDHGGLRKSLAFLVESAGFSAEVYASAEAFLQNYRPERRGCLILDLQMPGMSGLDLLDVLAGRGDCRPVIMVTAHGDVPTAVRALKTGAVDFVQKPFKDQELLERIRQAIIVDAEWRRWRTEAQDVLLRLASLTPREREVFDLAVEGMTTREIAARLDSGVGSVETHRRHVLHKMQARSAVDLARLASLCRNPWGPARPG from the coding sequence ATGTCTGCTGCCGAAGCCACCGTGTTCATCGTCGACGATCATGGCGGCTTGCGCAAGTCGCTGGCGTTTCTGGTCGAAAGTGCCGGTTTCAGCGCCGAAGTATACGCGTCGGCGGAGGCGTTCCTTCAGAATTACCGGCCGGAACGCCGGGGCTGCCTGATCCTGGACCTGCAGATGCCGGGGATGAGCGGCCTCGACCTGCTCGATGTCCTCGCCGGCAGGGGCGATTGCCGGCCGGTGATCATGGTGACCGCCCACGGCGACGTGCCGACGGCGGTGCGCGCGCTCAAGACAGGCGCGGTGGACTTCGTCCAGAAGCCGTTCAAGGACCAGGAACTGCTGGAGCGGATTCGCCAAGCCATCATCGTCGACGCCGAATGGCGGCGGTGGCGGACGGAGGCGCAGGACGTGCTGCTGCGCTTGGCGTCGCTGACGCCCAGGGAACGGGAAGTATTCGATCTCGCCGTCGAGGGCATGACCACCCGGGAGATCGCCGCGCGGCTGGACTCCGGCGTCGGTTCTGTCGAGACTCACCGCCGCCACGTCCTCCACAAGATGCAGGCGCGCTCCGCCGTCGACCTCGCTCGCCTTGCCTCACTCTGCCGCAATCCCTGGGGCCCCGCCCGCCCCGGGTGA
- a CDS encoding PAS domain-containing protein, whose protein sequence is MLAGVTSAPAAPSEDGVHPMLECLGVAAFVIDILGDGWLRFAAANHRFLEAVGRERVVGLSPAAVLAPELGGELEARCRGCLETAAAATWDVEMRGDAGMRCWRLVLAPVAETDRDPARVFATMTDVTGLVHERRQLRDREQAVRAAVDAIDQGVAVWDTSERLIHCNAVYARHHPQIAGRLVPGAGYRALLWEDAAAGCQPRADGRRIRTSVHCAPDGGLVTVSTDVTAATAMRSAAERSSAAFSALFGAMDEAGLWVTASGRVAALNSAAADWLCATPESVIGRPLMSVLDADTAARIASQLDMVIAGGKAEPIPCSRDGRSLVIRARPITGADGRATGAVLSVRDSSALEAATARANDCEQALARAMRIASLGEMAGGLVHEVSQPIAAVVNYCRGCINLLRSSDGGDVTAVVDALEEACREAERASAIMQNITGMIRRSPGSKSEVDINAAVRGVCDRLQKEARKRRVALNLDLAEDLPRPSGNAIEVEQVLTNLVKNALEAAAATTEGERRATVRTAAGADAAVEVIVSDTGAGFAGQDAAQAFAPFYTTKPGGIGMGLSICRAIVEGHGGRIFAGNHEHGGGVVRVTLPLDTS, encoded by the coding sequence ATGCTCGCCGGCGTGACCTCGGCTCCGGCGGCGCCGTCGGAAGATGGCGTGCACCCGATGCTGGAATGCCTCGGCGTCGCCGCGTTCGTGATAGATATACTGGGTGACGGTTGGCTCCGGTTCGCCGCCGCCAATCACCGTTTCCTCGAGGCGGTGGGTCGCGAGCGCGTAGTTGGTCTGTCACCGGCGGCGGTGCTGGCGCCGGAGCTGGGCGGGGAACTGGAGGCGCGCTGCCGCGGCTGCCTGGAGACTGCTGCGGCGGCGACCTGGGATGTGGAGATGCGCGGCGACGCCGGAATGCGGTGCTGGCGCCTGGTCCTTGCCCCGGTCGCGGAAACCGACCGCGATCCGGCGCGAGTGTTTGCGACGATGACCGATGTCACGGGGCTGGTACACGAGCGGCGGCAGCTTCGGGATCGTGAACAGGCGGTGCGAGCCGCCGTGGACGCCATCGATCAGGGGGTGGCGGTCTGGGATACGTCGGAGCGTCTGATCCACTGCAACGCCGTCTACGCGCGGCACCATCCCCAAATCGCGGGTCGCCTTGTGCCCGGGGCCGGCTACCGTGCGCTGTTGTGGGAGGATGCCGCTGCCGGTTGTCAACCGCGGGCCGATGGCCGCCGCATCCGCACCTCCGTTCATTGTGCTCCGGATGGCGGGCTGGTCACGGTCAGCACGGATGTTACTGCCGCGACCGCCATGCGCAGCGCCGCGGAGCGGAGCAGCGCCGCGTTCTCGGCGCTGTTCGGCGCGATGGACGAGGCGGGCCTGTGGGTGACTGCGTCGGGCAGAGTGGCGGCGCTCAACAGCGCGGCGGCCGACTGGCTTTGCGCGACACCGGAGTCGGTAATCGGCCGGCCGCTGATGTCGGTGCTCGACGCCGACACGGCTGCGCGGATCGCCTCGCAGCTTGACATGGTGATCGCTGGCGGAAAGGCCGAGCCCATCCCCTGCAGCCGAGACGGCCGCAGTCTGGTCATCAGGGCCCGTCCGATCACCGGCGCCGACGGGCGGGCTACTGGCGCCGTGCTGAGCGTACGCGACAGCAGCGCGCTGGAGGCGGCAACCGCTCGAGCCAACGATTGCGAGCAGGCGCTGGCGCGCGCCATGCGCATCGCCAGCCTCGGTGAAATGGCCGGCGGTCTGGTCCACGAGGTCAGCCAGCCCATTGCCGCGGTCGTAAACTATTGCCGGGGCTGCATCAACCTGCTCCGGTCAAGCGACGGCGGCGACGTGACGGCGGTGGTCGACGCGCTGGAAGAGGCATGCCGAGAGGCGGAACGAGCGAGCGCCATCATGCAAAACATCACCGGCATGATCCGCCGGTCGCCCGGCAGCAAAAGCGAAGTGGACATCAATGCCGCGGTCCGCGGCGTCTGCGATCGGCTGCAGAAGGAGGCGCGCAAGCGGCGAGTGGCGCTCAACCTCGATCTCGCCGAGGATCTGCCGAGGCCGTCGGGCAACGCAATTGAAGTGGAGCAGGTCTTGACCAATCTCGTCAAGAACGCCCTCGAGGCCGCCGCCGCAACGACGGAGGGCGAGCGGCGGGCGACGGTGCGGACCGCGGCCGGCGCGGATGCCGCCGTCGAAGTCATCGTCAGCGACACGGGGGCAGGCTTCGCGGGCCAGGACGCGGCGCAAGCATTCGCGCCGTTCTACACTACCAAACCGGGCGGCATCGGCATGGGCTTGTCCATTTGCCGGGCCATCGTCGAAGGTCACGGCGGTCGCATCTTCGCCGGCAATCACGAGCACGGCGGCGGTGTCGTCCGCGTCACCCTGCCGTTGGACACGAGCTAG
- a CDS encoding alpha-glucosidase C-terminal domain-containing protein, which translates to MADDWWRGAVIYQVYPRSFCDANGDGIGDLAGISEKLPYVADLGVDAVWISPFFTSPMKDFGYDVADYCGVDPLFGSLADFDRLLEDAHRLGLKVIIDQVYSHTSDAHPWFEESRSSRTNPKADWYVWADPKPDGTAPNNWLSVFGGPAWDWEPRRKQYYFHNFLKEQPDLNFHNNEVQTAVLDAARFWLDRGVDGFRMDVANFFCHDPQLRDNPPFPHPNPVKAYWLQRQVYNRSRPETLDFVARFRACLDRYAGAMAVAEIASDHPVATTAAYTDGPDRYHTAYSFVFLRQTSGVRHIRDSIEEMLAAAPGAWPSWAFSNHDVPRVVSRWGDGANVAPAERAAFAKCLIAVLTCLRGTVFLYQGEELGLPQAFVPFERLQDPESRRFWPAYHARDGARTPMPWRCDAPHGGFSVAEPWLPLDPAHLALAVDRQQDDAGSVLAFTRRFLSWRREQPALITGDIHFLHVDDAVLAFERRLDRRRLLCAFNLSAANARFTLNESVAAVHATGLPGSVEHGCGVMLPPFGGVIAAMD; encoded by the coding sequence ATGGCAGACGACTGGTGGCGGGGCGCCGTCATCTACCAAGTCTACCCGCGCAGCTTCTGCGATGCTAACGGAGACGGGATAGGCGATCTCGCCGGCATCTCGGAGAAGCTCCCCTACGTGGCCGACCTTGGCGTTGACGCGGTCTGGATCTCGCCGTTCTTCACCTCGCCGATGAAGGACTTCGGCTACGACGTGGCCGACTACTGTGGCGTCGATCCGCTGTTCGGATCGCTGGCGGACTTCGACCGCCTGCTCGAAGACGCCCATCGTCTCGGCCTCAAGGTGATCATCGATCAGGTCTACTCCCACACGTCGGATGCCCATCCGTGGTTCGAGGAGAGCCGGTCCAGCCGCACCAACCCCAAGGCGGACTGGTACGTGTGGGCCGACCCCAAGCCGGACGGCACCGCGCCCAACAACTGGCTGTCCGTGTTCGGCGGCCCTGCGTGGGACTGGGAGCCACGTCGGAAGCAGTATTATTTCCACAACTTCCTCAAGGAACAGCCGGACCTCAACTTCCACAACAACGAGGTGCAGACTGCGGTCCTGGACGCGGCGCGCTTTTGGCTCGACCGCGGCGTCGACGGCTTCCGGATGGATGTCGCCAACTTCTTCTGTCACGACCCGCAGTTGCGCGACAATCCGCCGTTCCCCCACCCCAATCCGGTCAAGGCGTACTGGCTGCAGCGGCAGGTCTACAACCGCTCGCGGCCGGAGACGCTGGACTTCGTCGCCCGCTTTCGCGCCTGCCTCGACCGCTACGCCGGCGCCATGGCAGTCGCTGAAATCGCCAGCGACCATCCCGTCGCGACTACGGCCGCCTACACTGATGGGCCGGATCGCTACCACACGGCCTACAGCTTCGTGTTTCTGCGCCAGACTTCGGGCGTCCGCCACATCCGGGACTCGATCGAGGAGATGCTGGCGGCCGCACCGGGCGCTTGGCCGTCGTGGGCGTTCAGCAATCACGACGTGCCGCGGGTCGTCAGTCGCTGGGGCGATGGCGCCAACGTCGCGCCGGCAGAGCGCGCGGCGTTCGCCAAATGCCTGATCGCGGTGCTCACCTGCCTCCGCGGCACCGTCTTTCTCTACCAGGGGGAAGAGCTCGGGCTACCGCAAGCGTTCGTCCCGTTCGAGCGCTTGCAGGATCCGGAGAGCCGCCGGTTCTGGCCCGCCTACCACGCCCGCGACGGCGCCCGCACCCCGATGCCGTGGCGGTGCGACGCGCCGCACGGTGGCTTCTCGGTGGCGGAACCATGGCTTCCGCTCGACCCGGCTCATCTTGCTCTCGCAGTGGACCGCCAACAGGACGACGCCGGGTCCGTGCTCGCCTTCACGCGCCGGTTCCTCAGCTGGCGGCGCGAACAGCCTGCGTTGATCACCGGCGACATCCACTTCCTCCATGTCGATGACGCGGTGCTGGCGTTCGAGCGCCGCCTTGACCGCCGGCGGCTCCTGTGCGCCTTCAACCTGAGCGCCGCCAACGCCCGATTTACGCTCAATGAAAGTGTCGCCGCCGTGCACGCGACCGGCCTGCCTGGTTCAGTCGAGCATGGATGCGGGGTGATGCTGCCGCCGTTCGGGGGAGTGATCGCTGCCATGGACTGA
- a CDS encoding TRAP transporter substrate-binding protein, with protein MTRMLSLIAFATAVIVAPLVQAAEPMVIKFSHVVAENTPKGKMATYFADIVNKRMGDKVKVEVYPNSQLYSDEKVIEAMLLGDVQLAAPSLSKFDSYTPKVQIFDLPFLFKDIAAVDAFQASKEGQELLASMEDKGVVGLGYLHNGMKQLSANKPLKVPADAAGLKFRVQPSDVLAAQFEAVNALPVKKPFSEVFTLLQTKAIDGQENTWSNMYSQKFYEVQPYITESNHGALDYMVVTSTEFWEGLPDDVRTELKAAMDEALKYGNQIASDVNEEQKQKIIDSGRSEVIELTDEQRQKWVDAMKPVWKKFEKDIGKDLIDAAAAAKATS; from the coding sequence ATGACCCGCATGCTATCTCTAATTGCGTTCGCCACCGCGGTTATAGTTGCGCCGCTCGTTCAGGCGGCGGAACCCATGGTGATCAAATTCTCGCACGTGGTCGCCGAGAACACGCCGAAGGGCAAGATGGCGACCTACTTCGCCGATATCGTCAACAAGCGGATGGGCGACAAGGTCAAAGTCGAAGTCTATCCGAACTCGCAGCTTTACAGCGATGAAAAGGTTATCGAAGCAATGCTGTTGGGCGACGTCCAACTGGCGGCGCCATCGTTGTCCAAGTTCGACTCCTACACGCCGAAGGTGCAAATTTTCGACCTGCCGTTTCTGTTCAAGGACATCGCTGCCGTGGACGCTTTCCAGGCGAGCAAGGAAGGCCAGGAGCTTCTCGCCTCGATGGAAGACAAGGGCGTCGTCGGCCTCGGATATCTGCATAACGGCATGAAACAGCTTTCCGCCAACAAGCCGTTGAAGGTGCCGGCGGATGCGGCGGGCCTCAAGTTCCGTGTCCAGCCTTCCGACGTGCTGGCCGCCCAATTCGAGGCGGTGAATGCGCTGCCGGTCAAGAAGCCGTTCTCGGAGGTGTTTACCCTGCTGCAGACCAAAGCGATCGACGGCCAGGAGAATACATGGTCCAACATGTACTCTCAGAAGTTCTACGAGGTTCAGCCCTACATCACCGAGTCGAACCACGGCGCGCTCGACTACATGGTGGTGACCTCTACGGAATTCTGGGAGGGGCTGCCGGATGACGTGCGGACTGAACTCAAGGCGGCGATGGACGAAGCTCTCAAGTATGGCAACCAGATCGCTTCGGACGTCAATGAGGAACAGAAGCAAAAGATCATCGACTCCGGCCGCAGCGAGGTCATCGAGCTCACCGACGAACAGCGGCAGAAGTGGGTCGACGCCATGAAGCCGGTGTGGAAGAAGTTCGAGAAGGACATCGGCAAGGACCTGATCGACGCCGCGGCGGCGGCCAAGGCCACCAGCTAA
- a CDS encoding TRAP transporter small permease, with protein MFSRVFNRLEEGFISLLLVIMTVLVFFEVVLRFGYGWQIFPNEGAFATFLSQFFRLVEELTLHLNAWLVLFGASYGVKVGAHIGVDSIVRLLSSKVRRVVTLIALALCLVYCVMFIEGSWVYLQKMYKIGIFLQDVPLPKWIAHSILLIGFILLFIRFVELGWLVFKGDVDGFRSSDEAKEALEALEKERAKEAALSGVTGTKVTPGTGTAP; from the coding sequence ATGTTCTCACGCGTATTCAATCGACTGGAGGAGGGATTCATTTCCCTCCTCCTCGTCATCATGACCGTACTCGTGTTCTTCGAGGTGGTCCTGCGCTTCGGCTACGGTTGGCAGATCTTTCCGAACGAGGGCGCGTTCGCCACGTTCTTGAGCCAATTCTTCCGCCTCGTCGAGGAACTGACGCTGCATCTGAACGCCTGGCTGGTGCTGTTCGGCGCCTCTTACGGCGTGAAGGTAGGCGCCCACATTGGTGTCGACTCTATCGTCCGACTGCTGTCGAGCAAAGTTCGGCGCGTCGTAACACTGATCGCGCTGGCGCTGTGTCTGGTTTACTGCGTGATGTTCATCGAGGGGTCCTGGGTCTACCTCCAGAAAATGTACAAGATTGGAATCTTTCTCCAGGACGTGCCGCTTCCGAAGTGGATTGCCCATTCGATCCTGTTGATCGGTTTTATTTTATTGTTCATCCGATTTGTGGAACTGGGATGGCTGGTGTTCAAGGGTGACGTTGACGGGTTCCGCAGCTCCGACGAGGCCAAGGAAGCCTTGGAAGCGCTTGAGAAAGAGCGTGCCAAAGAAGCGGCATTGTCGGGCGTGACGGGAACGAAAGTCACGCCCGGGACGGGGACGGCGCCATGA
- a CDS encoding TRAP transporter large permease subunit encodes MTIFALFALLFGCMFMGMPIAVALGFSSITTILLFSNDSIASVTLKLFEAVSGHYTLLAIPFFILSSAFLSTGGVARRLIRFSLALVGFIRGGMAMASVVACMIFAAVSGSSPATVAAIGSIVIVGMVRAGYPEAMAAGVIANAGTLGILIPPSIVLLVYAAATEESAARLFMAGFLPGILMGFLLMVVIYIVARVKNLPAQPFPGVREIFASFWSALGGLLLIIIVLGTIYGGIASPTEAAAVSAIYAYAVSVFGYRDMGPMKGRAWRSESESTGRMVARNIGAILGAFPRSFADPDVNRVVLDAAKVSIMLLFIIANAMLFAHVLTTERIPHHIAEMITGWGLSWWGFLIVVNILLLVAGNFMEPSAIVLIMAPILFPIAVQLGIDPIHLGIIMVVNMEIGMITPPVGLNLFVIAGITGHSIVWAVRAALPWLMVLLGFLVIVTYVPQISLFLPEYIDSLKGYK; translated from the coding sequence ATGACCATTTTCGCCCTGTTCGCGCTACTGTTCGGCTGCATGTTCATGGGCATGCCGATCGCCGTGGCCCTCGGCTTTTCCAGCATCACGACGATCCTGCTGTTCTCCAACGATTCGATCGCCTCGGTGACGCTGAAGCTGTTCGAGGCGGTCTCCGGCCACTACACCTTGCTGGCCATCCCGTTTTTCATCCTGTCGTCGGCGTTTCTCTCGACCGGTGGAGTAGCGCGGCGCCTCATCCGCTTCTCCCTAGCTTTGGTCGGCTTCATCCGCGGCGGCATGGCAATGGCGTCGGTGGTCGCCTGCATGATCTTCGCTGCGGTCTCCGGATCGTCTCCGGCGACGGTCGCGGCGATCGGCTCCATCGTCATCGTCGGCATGGTGCGTGCCGGCTACCCGGAAGCGATGGCAGCGGGCGTCATCGCCAACGCCGGTACCCTCGGGATTTTGATCCCGCCCAGCATCGTGTTGCTGGTGTATGCGGCAGCGACGGAGGAGTCGGCGGCGCGCCTGTTCATGGCCGGTTTTCTTCCGGGCATCCTCATGGGCTTCCTGTTGATGGTGGTGATCTACATCGTCGCGCGGGTCAAGAACCTGCCGGCGCAGCCGTTCCCCGGCGTCCGGGAGATCTTCGCGTCGTTTTGGAGCGCCTTGGGCGGGCTGCTGCTGATCATCATCGTCCTCGGGACCATCTACGGCGGCATCGCCAGCCCGACCGAGGCGGCGGCAGTGTCGGCGATTTACGCCTACGCCGTGTCGGTGTTCGGCTACCGCGACATGGGGCCGATGAAGGGCCGCGCCTGGCGCAGCGAAAGCGAGTCCACCGGCCGCATGGTGGCGCGCAATATCGGCGCCATTCTTGGCGCATTTCCCCGGTCGTTTGCCGATCCCGACGTGAACAGGGTCGTTCTGGATGCCGCCAAGGTGTCCATCATGCTGCTGTTCATCATCGCAAACGCGATGCTGTTCGCGCACGTGCTGACCACCGAGCGCATCCCCCATCACATCGCCGAGATGATCACCGGATGGGGCCTGTCATGGTGGGGCTTTCTCATCGTGGTCAACATCCTGTTGCTGGTAGCCGGCAACTTCATGGAGCCGTCGGCGATCGTGCTGATCATGGCGCCGATCCTGTTCCCGATCGCCGTGCAGCTCGGCATCGACCCCATCCATCTCGGCATCATCATGGTGGTCAACATGGAGATCGGCATGATCACGCCGCCGGTCGGGCTCAACCTGTTCGTCATCGCAGGGATCACCGGGCACAGCATTGTCTGGGCGGTGCGGGCGGCCCTCCCGTGGCTGATGGTGCTGCTGGGCTTCCTGGTCATCGTCACCTACGTGCCGCAGATCTCTCTGTTCCTGCCGGAATACATCGACTCCCTGAAGGGCTACAAATAG
- a CDS encoding glycosyltransferase: protein MTAIIERDPNVSQHSEMATDVQVSAVIPIGGATDHIADLHREYRSGLEAAVDSFEFLYVLEQRSPALAILQRLQSEGEPIKLITFAKWHGEASALCAGFARAAGDVVLTLPAEFQVDASRIGELIKTLDHCDVAVGKRHPRPRSAIGSLQGRVFHFFLRRFAGAPFQDVSCDFRALKRDVARELVLYGEQHRYLPLLALVQGFKVCEVEVPPSAKSRNRSVHPVGKYLQSMLDVLSIVFLVKFSRKPLRFFGMIGMSLFGVGSLWTLFIIAQRVFGDQPLMERPALILSVLLVVLGIQIVAVGLVGEILIFTRSKDLKEYKIAEVIE from the coding sequence GTGACTGCTATCATCGAACGCGATCCCAACGTCAGCCAGCACAGCGAAATGGCTACCGACGTCCAGGTGTCCGCCGTCATTCCGATCGGCGGCGCAACCGATCACATTGCTGACTTGCACCGCGAATACCGCAGCGGTCTGGAAGCGGCTGTGGACAGCTTTGAATTCCTTTATGTCTTGGAGCAGCGCTCCCCGGCGCTGGCGATCCTGCAGCGTCTGCAGTCCGAAGGCGAGCCCATCAAGCTGATCACCTTCGCCAAGTGGCACGGCGAGGCGAGTGCACTTTGCGCCGGCTTTGCGCGGGCGGCGGGCGACGTGGTCCTTACCCTGCCGGCAGAGTTCCAGGTGGATGCGTCACGCATCGGCGAACTCATCAAGACGCTGGATCACTGCGATGTCGCGGTCGGTAAACGGCATCCACGGCCGCGCAGCGCCATCGGCAGCCTGCAGGGTCGCGTGTTTCATTTTTTCCTCCGCCGCTTTGCCGGCGCGCCGTTCCAGGACGTGAGCTGCGACTTCCGTGCCCTCAAGCGCGATGTCGCAAGGGAACTGGTGCTTTACGGCGAGCAGCACCGCTATCTGCCGCTGCTCGCCCTGGTCCAGGGCTTCAAGGTCTGCGAGGTCGAGGTTCCTCCGTCGGCAAAGAGCCGCAACCGATCGGTCCACCCGGTCGGCAAGTACCTGCAGAGCATGCTCGACGTGCTGTCGATCGTCTTTTTGGTCAAATTCTCGCGGAAGCCGCTGCGCTTCTTCGGCATGATCGGCATGAGCCTGTTCGGGGTCGGCTCGCTGTGGACCCTGTTCATCATCGCCCAGCGGGTGTTCGGCGACCAGCCCCTGATGGAGCGCCCCGCTCTCATTCTGAGCGTGCTCCTGGTTGTGCTGGGCATCCAGATCGTCGCCGTTGGGCTGGTAGGCGAGATCCTGATCTTCACCCGCTCCAAGGACCTGAAGGAATACAAGATCGCCGAGGTGATCGAGTAG
- a CDS encoding glycosyltransferase family 2 protein has translation MIEAERRQPELSIVVPMYNEEDNVAPLCERLLTSLTPLGLDYEIVLVDDGSADNTLRNLRAQQQRNPEIRVVRLRRNYGQTPAMAAGIEVARGRTIVLMDGDLQNDPADIPRFLEKMEEGYDIVVGWRQRRQDYLFRRKIPSWIANRLLARITGVNVKDTGCSLKSFRAELIKGLPLYSEMHRFIPVVASMAGARMAQIPVSHHARQFGQSKYGLSRIYKVAIDLIVLRTLISLAGRPFGTLGWVALFAAFLSIGGFIYGVGVATTGDAMSSVTFAGLSVLLAALAMFLFFLGLLVELLYGADELRIENLASLTVRQINPKTPPA, from the coding sequence ATGATTGAGGCGGAACGGCGGCAACCTGAGCTGTCCATCGTTGTCCCCATGTACAATGAGGAGGACAACGTGGCGCCGCTCTGCGAACGCCTGCTCACCAGCCTCACCCCCCTCGGACTGGACTACGAGATCGTCCTGGTCGATGATGGCAGCGCTGACAACACGCTGCGCAACCTGCGCGCACAACAGCAGCGTAACCCGGAAATCCGGGTGGTGCGGCTCCGGCGGAACTACGGCCAGACACCCGCAATGGCGGCGGGGATTGAAGTGGCCAGGGGCCGGACCATCGTGCTCATGGATGGCGACCTGCAGAACGACCCGGCCGACATCCCCCGCTTCCTCGAAAAGATGGAGGAAGGCTACGACATTGTTGTCGGCTGGCGCCAGCGCCGGCAGGACTACCTGTTCCGCCGCAAGATTCCGTCGTGGATCGCCAACCGCCTGCTCGCCCGCATCACCGGCGTCAACGTCAAGGACACCGGCTGCTCGCTGAAGAGCTTTCGGGCCGAGTTGATCAAGGGCCTGCCGCTCTATTCGGAAATGCACCGCTTCATCCCGGTGGTCGCGTCAATGGCCGGTGCGCGCATGGCGCAGATTCCGGTGAGCCATCACGCCCGCCAATTCGGACAGTCAAAGTACGGGCTGTCGCGCATCTACAAGGTTGCCATCGACCTGATCGTGCTGCGCACCCTCATTTCCCTTGCCGGTCGCCCGTTCGGCACCCTCGGCTGGGTCGCGCTATTCGCGGCGTTCCTCAGTATCGGCGGCTTCATCTATGGTGTCGGTGTCGCCACCACCGGCGACGCCATGTCATCGGTCACCTTCGCCGGGCTCAGCGTTCTGCTGGCGGCGCTCGCTATGTTCCTGTTCTTCCTCGGTCTTCTTGTGGAACTGCTCTACGGCGCCGATGAGTTGCGCATCGAGAACCTGGCAAGTCTGACCGTCCGCCAGATCAATCCGAAGACGCCGCCTGCATGA
- a CDS encoding complex I NDUFA9 subunit family protein — MERRVAVLFGGSGFIGRHLVRRLAADGWIVRVAVRRPEHALFLKPMGEAGQVVLAPVDVTNPDMVESAVHDADAVFNLIGILYQRGKRTFQRMHVDVAGSIAAAAARAGAQRLVHVSAIGASADSTAAYARTKAAGEKAVFAAFRQATVLRPSVVFGPEDQFFNRFASMARFMPFLPVFDTKFQPVYVGDVADAMMTVLTDAEASGKTYELGGPRVISFREVMELVVAETGRHRPLVPVPLAIGSLQGAVLEWLPVPPLTRDQVELLRTPNVVSANALTLHDLGITPTAVEVVIPTYLKRYRRYGRDQRSHLQNGG; from the coding sequence ATGGAGCGTCGCGTTGCCGTCTTATTCGGGGGCTCCGGGTTCATTGGCCGGCACCTGGTGCGGCGTCTAGCCGCAGACGGCTGGATCGTGCGGGTCGCCGTGCGCAGGCCGGAGCATGCCTTGTTCTTGAAGCCGATGGGAGAGGCCGGGCAGGTCGTTCTGGCCCCGGTGGATGTGACCAATCCGGACATGGTCGAGAGCGCTGTCCACGACGCCGACGCGGTCTTCAATCTGATCGGCATCCTCTACCAGCGCGGCAAGCGGACCTTCCAGCGGATGCACGTCGACGTCGCCGGCAGCATCGCGGCCGCCGCGGCCCGCGCGGGCGCGCAGCGCCTGGTGCACGTCTCAGCTATCGGCGCCAGCGCGGATTCCACCGCGGCCTATGCGCGCACTAAGGCTGCCGGCGAAAAGGCGGTGTTCGCGGCCTTCCGTCAGGCGACAGTCCTGCGGCCGAGCGTGGTGTTCGGTCCGGAAGACCAATTTTTCAACCGGTTCGCCAGCATGGCGCGGTTCATGCCGTTCCTTCCGGTATTCGACACGAAGTTTCAGCCGGTCTATGTTGGCGACGTCGCCGATGCGATGATGACGGTGCTGACCGATGCCGAGGCCTCCGGCAAGACCTATGAGCTGGGCGGCCCGCGCGTGATCAGTTTCCGTGAGGTAATGGAGTTGGTGGTGGCGGAGACCGGGCGCCACCGGCCGCTGGTTCCGGTGCCGTTGGCGATCGGCTCGCTGCAGGGCGCCGTTCTGGAATGGCTGCCGGTTCCGCCGCTGACCCGCGATCAGGTAGAGTTGCTCCGCACCCCCAACGTGGTGTCCGCTAACGCCCTGACCCTCCATGATCTCGGCATTACGCCGACGGCGGTGGAAGTCGTCATCCCCACCTACCTCAAGCGGTACCGCCGCTACGGGCGGGACCAGCGCTCCCATCTTCAAAACGGTGGCTGA
- a CDS encoding ribonuclease D → MPIRLHRGDLPADVRLQGAVAIDTETMGLNPHRDRLCLAQLYDGGGACHLVQFPWPRTDQERAEPYHAPNLAALLADVSVTKLFHFARFDVGVLEHSLGVACQPIYCTKIASRLCRTYTDRHGLKELCRELLGVDLAKEQQSSDWGREDLSEAQLLYAARDVIYLHPLRDRLNAMLDRTGRRALAEACFRFLPFRARLDIDGWSEQDIFAY, encoded by the coding sequence ATTCCCATCCGCCTGCACCGCGGCGACCTGCCGGCGGACGTGCGCCTGCAGGGCGCGGTGGCGATTGATACCGAGACGATGGGGCTGAACCCGCACCGGGACCGGCTATGCCTGGCGCAGCTCTACGACGGCGGGGGGGCCTGTCATCTGGTCCAGTTTCCTTGGCCGCGAACGGACCAGGAGCGCGCCGAGCCGTACCACGCCCCGAATCTGGCGGCGCTACTCGCCGACGTATCGGTCACCAAGCTGTTCCATTTCGCCCGGTTCGATGTGGGCGTTCTGGAGCACTCGCTCGGGGTCGCCTGCCAGCCGATCTACTGCACCAAGATCGCGTCCCGCCTCTGCCGCACCTACACCGATCGCCACGGCTTGAAGGAGTTGTGCCGGGAATTGCTTGGCGTCGATCTGGCCAAGGAGCAGCAGTCGTCCGATTGGGGCCGCGAAGACCTGAGCGAGGCGCAACTCCTCTACGCGGCCCGCGACGTAATCTACCTCCACCCGTTGCGCGACCGATTGAACGCCATGCTCGATCGAACCGGCCGGCGGGCTCTGGCCGAGGCGTGCTTCCGGTTCCTGCCCTTCCGCGCCCGCCTCGACATTGACGGCTGGTCCGAGCAGGACATCTTCGCGTACTAG